Proteins from a genomic interval of Streptomyces fodineus:
- the pyrF gene encoding orotidine-5'-phosphate decarboxylase, with product MTSMEPFGARLRRAMDERGPLCVGIDPHASLLAEWGLNDDVAGLERFGRTVVEAVADRVAVMKPQSAFFERFGSRGVAVLETIVQEARAAGTLVVMDAKRGDIGSTMAGYAEAFLHKDAPLFSDALTVSPYLGYGSLSPAVALARESGAGLFVLALTSNPEGPEVQHAVRADGRTVGATMLAHLAAENAGEEPLGSFGAVVGATVGDLSSYDLVINGPLLAPGVGAQGATPADLPKVFGAALRNVVPNVSRGVLRHGPDVGALRASAERFAEEIQAAVFGA from the coding sequence ATGACCTCGATGGAGCCCTTCGGTGCCCGTCTGCGCCGCGCCATGGACGAGCGCGGCCCGCTGTGCGTCGGCATCGACCCGCACGCCTCCCTGCTCGCCGAGTGGGGTCTGAACGACGACGTGGCCGGTCTGGAGCGGTTCGGCCGCACGGTCGTCGAGGCGGTCGCCGACCGGGTCGCCGTGATGAAGCCGCAGAGCGCCTTCTTCGAGCGCTTCGGCTCCCGCGGCGTCGCCGTCCTGGAGACGATCGTCCAGGAGGCGCGCGCGGCCGGCACCCTCGTCGTGATGGACGCCAAGCGTGGCGACATCGGCTCGACCATGGCCGGGTACGCCGAGGCCTTCCTGCACAAGGACGCCCCGCTGTTCTCCGACGCCCTGACCGTCTCGCCGTACCTCGGCTACGGCTCGCTCAGCCCGGCCGTCGCGCTGGCCCGGGAGAGCGGCGCCGGCCTGTTCGTGCTGGCGCTGACCTCCAACCCGGAGGGCCCCGAGGTCCAGCACGCGGTCCGCGCCGACGGCCGTACCGTGGGCGCGACCATGCTGGCCCACCTGGCCGCCGAGAACGCGGGGGAGGAGCCGCTGGGCTCCTTCGGTGCCGTGGTCGGCGCCACGGTCGGCGACCTGTCGTCGTACGACCTCGTCATCAACGGCCCGCTCCTCGCACCCGGCGTCGGCGCCCAGGGCGCGACTCCGGCCGATCTTCCGAAGGTGTTCGGAGCGGCGCTGCGCAACGTCGTGCCGAACGTCAGCCGGGGTGTTCTGCGTCACGGTCCCGACGTCGGAGCGTTGCGCGCGTCCGCCGAGCGCTTCGCGGAGGAGATCCAGGCCGCCGTTTTCGGCGCCTGA
- the carA gene encoding glutamine-hydrolyzing carbamoyl-phosphate synthase small subunit → MTTSTRGAAKVPAVLVLEDGRIFRGRAYGAVGETFGEAVFSTGMTGYQETLTDPSYDRQIVVATAPQIGNTGWNDEDDESSRIWVSGYVVRDPARVPSNWRAKRSLDDELERQGVVGISGIDTRALTRHLRERGSMRAGIFSGEAITAEGELLARVQAQPHMKGASLYEEVATKEAYVVPAIGEKRFTVAAIDLGIKGMTPQRMAERGIEVHVLPATATADDVYAVGPDGVFFSNGPGDPATADGPVALMRAVLERKTPLFGICFGNQILGRALGFGTYKLKYGHRGINQPVQDRTTGKVEVTAHNHGFAVDAPLDQVSETKFGRAEVSHVCLNDDVVEGLQLLDQPAFSVQYHPEAAAGPHDAAYLFDRFVSLMEGQRA, encoded by the coding sequence ATGACGACCTCCACCAGGGGAGCCGCCAAGGTTCCCGCCGTACTCGTCCTGGAGGACGGCCGCATCTTCCGCGGCCGTGCCTACGGGGCCGTGGGGGAGACCTTCGGCGAGGCCGTGTTCTCCACCGGTATGACCGGCTACCAGGAAACCCTGACCGACCCGTCGTACGACCGCCAGATCGTCGTCGCGACCGCCCCGCAGATCGGCAACACGGGCTGGAACGACGAGGACGACGAGTCGAGCCGCATCTGGGTCTCCGGCTACGTCGTGCGCGACCCCGCGCGCGTGCCGTCCAACTGGCGCGCCAAGCGCTCCCTGGACGACGAACTGGAGCGGCAGGGCGTGGTCGGCATCTCCGGCATCGACACCCGGGCGCTCACCCGCCATCTGCGCGAGCGCGGCTCGATGCGCGCCGGCATCTTCTCCGGCGAGGCGATCACCGCCGAGGGCGAGCTCCTCGCGCGCGTGCAGGCCCAGCCGCACATGAAGGGCGCGAGCCTCTACGAGGAGGTCGCGACCAAGGAGGCGTACGTCGTCCCGGCGATCGGCGAGAAGCGGTTCACCGTCGCCGCGATCGACCTCGGCATCAAGGGCATGACCCCGCAGCGGATGGCCGAGCGCGGCATCGAGGTGCACGTGCTGCCGGCGACGGCCACGGCGGACGACGTCTACGCCGTCGGCCCGGACGGTGTGTTCTTCTCCAACGGCCCCGGCGACCCGGCGACCGCCGATGGCCCGGTCGCGCTCATGCGGGCCGTCCTGGAGCGCAAGACGCCCCTGTTCGGCATCTGCTTCGGCAACCAGATCCTCGGCCGCGCCCTCGGCTTCGGCACCTACAAGCTGAAGTACGGCCACCGCGGCATCAACCAGCCGGTCCAGGACCGTACGACCGGCAAGGTCGAGGTCACCGCGCACAACCACGGCTTCGCCGTGGACGCGCCGCTCGACCAGGTCAGCGAGACCAAGTTCGGCCGCGCCGAGGTCTCCCACGTCTGCCTGAACGACGACGTCGTGGAGGGGCTGCAGCTGCTCGACCAGCCGGCCTTCTCCGTCCAGTACCACCCCGAAGCGGCAGCGGGCCCGCACGACGCCGCCTACCTGTTCGACCGCTTCGTTTCCCTGATGGAGGGCCAGCGTGCCTAA
- the carB gene encoding carbamoyl-phosphate synthase large subunit, with translation MPKRTDIQSVLVIGSGPIVIGQAAEFDYSGTQACRVLKAEGLRVVLVNSNPATIMTDPEIADATYVEPITPEFVEKIIAKERPDALLPTLGGQTALNTAISLHENGVLAKYGVELIGAKPEAIHKGEDRDQFKTVVDAVKAKIGHGESARSVICHSMDDVLKGVEQLGGYPVVVRPSFTMGGAGSGFAHDEEELRRIAGQGLTLSPTTEVLLEESILGWKEYELELMRDKHDNVVVVCSIENFDPMGVHTGDSITVAPAMTLTDREYQILRDIGIAVIREVGVDTGGCNIQFAVNPEDGRVIVIEMNPRVSRSSALASKATGFPIAKIAAKLAVGYTLDEIPNDITRETPASFEPTLDYVVVKAPRFAFEKFPQADSTLTTTMKSVGEAMAIGRNFPEAFQKALRSLEKKGSQFTFVGETGDKDALLREAVRPTDGRINTVMQAIRAGATPEEVFAYTKIDPWFVDQLFLIKEIADELAEAPELTRELLAEAKRHGFSDQQIGEIRGLREEVVREVRHALGIRPVYKTVDTCAAEFAAKTPYFYSAYDEESEVAPRVKPAVIILGSGPNRIGQGIEFDYSCVHASFALSDAGYETVMVNCNPETVSTDYDTSDRLYFEPLTLEDVLEIVHAEQQAGPLAGVIVQLGGQTPLGLSQALKDNGVPIVGTSPEAIHAAEDRGAFGRVLAEAGLPAPKHGTATTFEGAKAIADEIGYPVLVRPSYVLGGRGMEIVYDETRLAAYIAESTEISPSRPVLVDRFLDDAIEIDVDALYDGEELYLGGVMEHIEEAGIHSGDSACALPPITLGGFDIKRLRASTKAIAKGVGVRGLINIQFAMAGDILYVLEANPRASRTVPFTSKATAVPLAKAAARISLGATIAELRAEGLLPKNGDGGELPLDAPISVKEAVMPWSRFRDIQGRGVDTVLGPEMRSTGEVMGIDSVFGTAYAKSQAGAYGPLPTKGRAFISVANRDKRSMIFPARELVAHGFELMATSGTAEVLKRNGINATVVRKQSEGTGPNGERTIVQLIHDGEVDLIVNTPYGTGGRLDGYDIRTAAVARSVPCLTTVQALAAAVQGIDALNHGDVGVRSLQEHAEHLTAARD, from the coding sequence GTGCCTAAGCGCACCGATATCCAGTCCGTCCTGGTCATCGGCTCCGGCCCGATCGTCATCGGCCAGGCCGCCGAGTTCGACTACTCCGGCACGCAGGCGTGCCGGGTGCTCAAGGCCGAGGGCCTGCGCGTCGTCCTGGTCAACTCCAACCCGGCGACGATCATGACCGACCCGGAGATCGCCGACGCCACCTACGTCGAGCCGATCACGCCGGAGTTCGTCGAGAAGATCATCGCCAAGGAGCGCCCCGACGCCCTGCTGCCCACCCTGGGCGGCCAGACGGCCCTGAACACCGCCATCTCGCTGCACGAGAACGGCGTTCTGGCCAAGTACGGCGTCGAGCTGATCGGCGCCAAGCCCGAGGCGATCCACAAGGGCGAGGACCGCGACCAGTTCAAGACCGTCGTGGACGCCGTCAAAGCGAAGATCGGGCACGGTGAATCCGCCCGCTCGGTGATCTGCCACTCCATGGACGACGTCCTCAAGGGCGTCGAGCAGCTCGGCGGCTACCCGGTCGTCGTCCGCCCGTCCTTCACCATGGGCGGCGCCGGCTCCGGTTTCGCGCACGACGAGGAGGAGCTGCGCCGCATCGCCGGACAGGGCCTCACGCTCTCCCCGACCACCGAGGTGCTCCTGGAGGAGTCCATCCTCGGCTGGAAGGAGTACGAGCTGGAGCTGATGCGCGACAAGCACGACAACGTCGTGGTCGTCTGCTCCATCGAGAACTTCGACCCCATGGGTGTGCACACCGGTGACTCCATCACCGTCGCGCCCGCGATGACGCTGACCGACCGCGAGTACCAGATCCTGCGCGACATCGGCATCGCCGTCATCCGCGAGGTCGGTGTCGACACCGGCGGCTGCAACATCCAGTTCGCGGTGAACCCCGAGGACGGTCGCGTGATCGTCATCGAGATGAACCCGCGTGTGTCGCGCTCCTCGGCCCTGGCCTCCAAGGCCACCGGCTTCCCGATCGCCAAGATCGCCGCCAAGCTGGCCGTCGGCTACACCCTGGACGAGATCCCGAACGACATCACGAGGGAGACCCCGGCCTCCTTCGAGCCGACCCTGGACTACGTGGTCGTCAAGGCGCCGCGGTTCGCCTTCGAGAAGTTCCCGCAGGCCGACTCCACGCTGACCACCACCATGAAGTCGGTCGGCGAGGCCATGGCCATCGGCCGCAACTTCCCCGAGGCCTTCCAGAAGGCGCTGCGCTCGCTGGAGAAGAAGGGCAGCCAGTTCACCTTCGTCGGGGAGACCGGCGACAAGGACGCACTGCTGCGCGAGGCCGTACGGCCCACGGACGGCCGGATCAACACGGTCATGCAGGCCATCCGCGCCGGCGCCACGCCCGAGGAGGTCTTCGCGTACACGAAGATCGACCCGTGGTTCGTGGACCAGCTCTTCCTGATCAAGGAGATCGCGGACGAGCTGGCCGAGGCCCCCGAGCTGACCCGCGAGCTGCTCGCCGAGGCCAAGCGGCACGGCTTCTCCGACCAGCAGATCGGTGAGATCCGCGGGCTGCGCGAGGAGGTCGTGCGCGAGGTCCGGCACGCGCTCGGCATCCGCCCGGTCTACAAGACGGTCGACACCTGCGCCGCCGAGTTCGCCGCGAAGACCCCGTACTTCTACTCCGCCTACGACGAGGAGTCCGAGGTCGCGCCCCGCGTGAAGCCGGCCGTCATCATCCTCGGCTCCGGCCCGAACCGCATCGGCCAGGGCATCGAGTTCGACTACTCCTGCGTCCACGCCTCCTTCGCGCTGAGCGACGCGGGCTACGAGACCGTGATGGTCAACTGCAACCCGGAGACCGTCTCCACCGACTACGACACCTCCGACCGGCTGTACTTCGAGCCGCTCACGCTGGAGGACGTGCTGGAGATCGTCCACGCCGAGCAGCAGGCCGGTCCGCTCGCGGGCGTGATCGTGCAGCTCGGCGGCCAGACCCCGCTCGGCCTGTCGCAGGCCCTGAAGGACAACGGCGTGCCGATCGTCGGCACGTCCCCCGAGGCCATCCACGCGGCCGAGGACCGCGGCGCCTTCGGGCGCGTCCTCGCCGAGGCGGGCCTGCCCGCCCCGAAGCACGGCACGGCCACCACCTTCGAGGGGGCCAAGGCCATCGCCGACGAGATCGGCTACCCGGTCCTGGTCCGGCCGTCGTACGTCCTCGGCGGGCGCGGCATGGAGATCGTCTACGACGAGACCCGCCTCGCCGCCTACATCGCCGAGTCCACCGAGATCAGCCCCTCCCGGCCGGTGCTCGTCGACCGCTTCCTGGACGACGCGATCGAGATCGACGTCGACGCCCTCTACGACGGCGAGGAGCTCTATCTCGGCGGCGTGATGGAGCACATCGAGGAGGCCGGCATCCACTCCGGCGACTCGGCGTGCGCCCTGCCCCCGATCACCCTCGGCGGCTTCGACATCAAGCGGCTGCGTGCCTCGACGAAGGCCATCGCCAAGGGAGTCGGGGTCCGCGGGCTCATCAACATCCAGTTCGCCATGGCCGGGGACATCCTCTACGTCCTGGAGGCCAACCCGCGCGCCTCCCGGACGGTCCCCTTCACCTCGAAGGCGACGGCGGTGCCGCTGGCGAAGGCCGCCGCCCGCATCTCGCTGGGCGCGACCATCGCCGAGCTGCGCGCCGAGGGCCTGCTGCCGAAGAACGGCGACGGCGGCGAGCTGCCGCTGGACGCGCCGATCTCCGTCAAGGAGGCCGTCATGCCGTGGTCGCGCTTCCGCGACATCCAGGGCCGCGGCGTCGACACCGTCCTCGGCCCGGAGATGCGCTCCACCGGCGAGGTCATGGGCATCGACTCCGTCTTCGGCACGGCGTACGCCAAGTCGCAGGCGGGTGCCTACGGCCCGCTGCCCACCAAGGGCCGCGCGTTCATCTCGGTCGCCAACCGCGACAAGCGTTCGATGATCTTCCCGGCGCGTGAGCTGGTCGCCCATGGCTTCGAGCTGATGGCCACGTCCGGCACCGCCGAGGTCCTCAAGCGCAACGGCATCAACGCCACGGTCGTGCGCAAGCAGTCCGAGGGCACCGGCCCGAACGGCGAGCGGACCATCGTCCAGCTGATCCATGACGGCGAGGTCGACCTCATCGTCAACACCCCGTACGGCACCGGCGGCCGCCTCGACGGCTACGACATCCGTACGGCCGCCGTGGCGCGCTCGGTGCCGTGCCTGACCACCGTCCAGGCACTCGCCGCGGCCGTCCAGGGCATCGACGCCCTCAACCACGGTGACGTGGGCGTCCGTTCGCTCCAGGAACACGCGGAACACCTGACCGCGGCCCGCGACTAG
- a CDS encoding quinone-dependent dihydroorotate dehydrogenase, with protein MYKLFFRLVFKRMDAEKAHYLAFRWIRLAVRIPVLRTFVAAALTPRYQELRTEAFGLRMHGPFGLAAGFDKNAVAIDGMSMLGFDHVEIGTVTGEPQPGNPKKRLFRLVADRALINRMGFNNDGSLAVAARLATRKAVFKTVVGVNIGKTKVVPEAEAVGDYVKSAERLAPYADYLVVNVSSPNTPGLRNLQATEALRPLLTAVREAADRTVANRRVPLLVKIAPDLADEDIDAVADLAVELGLDGIIATNTTIAREALGLTSPPSLVKETGGLSGAPLKARSLEVLRRLYARVGDRITLVGVGGIENAEDAWQRILAGATLVQGYSAFIYEGPFWPRAIHKGLAARLRTSPYATLADAVGADVRKPA; from the coding sequence ATGTACAAGCTTTTCTTCCGTCTGGTTTTCAAACGGATGGACGCCGAGAAGGCCCACTACCTGGCCTTCCGCTGGATCCGTCTCGCCGTCCGCATCCCCGTGCTGCGCACCTTCGTCGCGGCCGCCCTCACGCCCCGCTACCAGGAGCTGCGCACCGAGGCCTTCGGGCTGCGCATGCACGGCCCCTTCGGGCTCGCCGCGGGCTTCGACAAGAACGCCGTGGCGATCGACGGGATGTCGATGCTGGGCTTCGACCACGTCGAGATCGGCACGGTCACCGGTGAGCCGCAGCCCGGCAACCCCAAGAAGCGGCTGTTCCGGCTCGTGGCGGACCGCGCGCTGATCAACCGCATGGGCTTCAACAACGACGGCTCGCTGGCCGTGGCAGCCCGCCTCGCGACCCGTAAGGCGGTCTTCAAGACGGTCGTCGGCGTCAACATCGGCAAGACCAAGGTCGTCCCGGAGGCGGAGGCCGTCGGCGACTACGTGAAGTCGGCCGAGCGCCTCGCGCCGTACGCGGACTACCTGGTCGTCAACGTCTCCTCGCCGAACACGCCGGGCCTGCGCAACCTCCAGGCCACCGAGGCGCTGCGCCCGCTGCTGACCGCCGTCCGCGAGGCCGCGGACCGTACGGTGGCCAACCGGCGCGTCCCGCTGCTGGTGAAGATCGCCCCCGACCTCGCCGACGAGGACATCGACGCGGTCGCCGACCTGGCCGTGGAGCTGGGCCTGGACGGCATCATCGCCACCAACACCACCATCGCGCGCGAGGCTCTCGGTCTGACCTCCCCACCCTCGCTGGTGAAGGAGACCGGTGGCCTGTCCGGCGCGCCGCTCAAGGCGCGCTCCCTGGAGGTCCTGCGCCGCCTGTACGCGCGCGTGGGCGACCGGATCACGCTCGTGGGCGTGGGCGGCATCGAGAACGCCGAGGACGCCTGGCAGCGCATCCTGGCCGGTGCCACGCTGGTCCAGGGGTACAGCGCCTTCATCTACGAGGGCCCCTTCTGGCCCCGCGCGATCCACAAGGGCCTCGCCGCCCGCCTGCGCACCAGCCCGTACGCCACCCTCGCCGACGCGGTCGGCGCCGACGTGAGGAAGCCCGCATGA